From a single Sinomonas atrocyanea genomic region:
- a CDS encoding ROK family glucokinase, with the protein MASVRRPRLAPTFRPRDPRLRRRGLAIGIDIGGTKVAAGVVDADGHVLQRARRATPGTRPREVERVIAELVDELSVEHRIASVGIGAAGWMDLDGGTVLFSPHLAWRNEPLRANLESLLRRRVHLANDADAAAWAEWRFGAGRQESRLVCITLGTGIGGAMVVSGHLERGRYGVAGEFGHQIIMPGGHRCECGNRGCWEQYASGNALGREARELARANSPVAQELLRAVDGDPEQITGAIVTELARAGDAASRELIEDVGEWLGLGLANLAAALDPGTFVIGGGLCDAGELLLAPARRAFARNLTGRGFRPPARIVRAALGPEAGLIGAADLSRVHLRSHGAVR; encoded by the coding sequence ATGGCCAGCGTGCGCAGACCCCGCTTGGCTCCGACCTTCCGGCCCCGCGATCCGCGGCTGAGGAGGAGGGGCCTCGCGATCGGCATCGACATCGGCGGCACGAAGGTCGCCGCAGGCGTGGTCGACGCCGACGGGCACGTCCTCCAGCGGGCCCGGCGGGCGACCCCCGGCACGCGGCCCCGCGAAGTCGAGCGCGTCATCGCCGAGCTCGTCGACGAGCTCAGCGTCGAGCACCGCATCGCCTCCGTGGGGATCGGCGCCGCAGGCTGGATGGACCTCGACGGCGGGACCGTCCTCTTCAGCCCGCACCTCGCCTGGCGCAACGAGCCGCTCCGCGCCAACCTCGAATCGCTCCTGCGCCGCCGCGTGCACCTCGCCAACGACGCCGACGCCGCGGCGTGGGCCGAGTGGCGCTTCGGGGCCGGGCGCCAGGAGAGCCGGCTCGTGTGCATCACGCTCGGCACCGGGATCGGCGGCGCGATGGTGGTCTCCGGCCACCTCGAACGCGGCCGCTACGGAGTCGCGGGAGAGTTCGGCCACCAGATCATCATGCCCGGCGGCCACCGCTGCGAATGCGGCAACCGCGGCTGCTGGGAGCAGTACGCCTCGGGCAACGCCCTCGGACGCGAGGCGCGCGAGCTCGCCCGCGCCAATTCCCCGGTGGCACAGGAGCTCCTCCGCGCTGTCGACGGCGATCCCGAGCAGATCACCGGCGCGATCGTCACCGAGCTGGCCCGGGCCGGGGACGCGGCCTCGCGCGAGCTCATCGAGGACGTCGGCGAGTGGCTCGGGCTCGGGCTCGCGAACCTCGCCGCGGCGCTGGACCCTGGGACCTTCGTGATCGGGGGAGGTCTCTGCGACGCGGGGGAGCTGCTGCTGGCCCCGGCCCGCAGGGCGTTCGCCCGCAACCTGACCGGCCGCGGCTTCCGCCCGCCGGCCCGGATCGTGCGCGCGGCCCTCGGCCCCGAGGCGGGCCTCATCGGTGCCGCCGACCTCTCCCGCGTCCACCTGCGCTCCCACGGCGCGGTGCGCTGA
- a CDS encoding alpha/beta hydrolase, translating to MDPSTVGVALSHGFTGGLGGIAPWADALRGAGFRVATPLLPGHGTSIEDLARRSWHEWYDAYEAAYVELAEECTAVVAAGLSMGGALALRLAAHRPVAAVSVVNPGLVIDDPRSHLSGVLRHVMRTVPGIRNDIKLAGQDEGAYESVPVAAAHQLKLLFRDTVASLPRATAPLQVFRSTVDRVVTSERSVGAIAARYGGTDIRIVRLANSYHVATLDHDAETIFRGSVAFIKEAVDAAPSAAACRRIDAGGAA from the coding sequence ATGGACCCTTCCACCGTCGGTGTCGCCCTGAGCCACGGCTTCACGGGCGGGCTCGGCGGGATCGCGCCGTGGGCGGATGCGCTCCGCGGCGCCGGGTTCCGCGTGGCCACGCCCCTCCTCCCCGGCCACGGGACTTCGATCGAGGACCTCGCCCGCAGGTCGTGGCACGAGTGGTACGACGCCTATGAGGCGGCCTACGTCGAGCTCGCCGAGGAATGCACGGCCGTCGTCGCTGCGGGGCTGTCGATGGGCGGGGCCCTGGCGCTGCGCCTTGCCGCGCACCGCCCTGTGGCCGCCGTCAGCGTGGTCAACCCCGGCCTCGTGATCGACGATCCGCGCTCGCACCTCTCCGGCGTGCTGCGGCACGTGATGCGGACGGTTCCGGGCATCCGCAACGACATCAAGCTCGCGGGCCAGGACGAGGGCGCCTACGAGTCGGTGCCCGTGGCCGCCGCGCACCAGCTCAAGCTCCTGTTCCGGGACACCGTCGCGTCCCTGCCGCGCGCCACCGCCCCGCTGCAGGTCTTCCGCTCGACGGTCGACAGGGTCGTCACGAGCGAGCGCAGCGTCGGCGCGATCGCCGCCCGCTACGGCGGGACGGACATCCGCATCGTCCGGCTCGCCAACAGCTACCATGTGGCCACTCTGGACCACGACGCCGAGACGATCTTCCGGGGCTCGGTCGCCTTCATCAAGGAGGCGGTCGACGCCGCGCCGTCGGCCGCCGCCTGCCGCCGCATCGACGCTGGGGGTGCGGCGTGA
- a CDS encoding MerR family transcriptional regulator, which translates to MSPKREHGDLRHISGTGTEAPTGTQGLLFDDDLPALDEEAGYRGPTACKAAGITYRQLDYWARTGLVEPTVRGAAGSGSQRLYGFRDILVLKVVKRLLDTGVSLQQIRSAVGHLRERGVEDLAQITLMSDGASVYECTSADEVIDLVQGGQGVFGIAVGRVWREVEGSLAELPSEHAADQTFPGDELSKRRAARRTG; encoded by the coding sequence GTGAGTCCCAAGCGCGAGCACGGAGATCTCAGGCATATTTCCGGCACGGGCACCGAGGCGCCGACCGGCACTCAGGGCCTCCTCTTCGATGACGACCTCCCCGCACTGGACGAGGAGGCCGGCTACCGCGGGCCCACCGCGTGCAAGGCCGCCGGGATCACGTACCGCCAGCTCGACTACTGGGCCCGCACAGGCCTCGTCGAGCCCACCGTGCGCGGGGCAGCCGGCAGCGGCTCCCAGCGCCTCTACGGCTTCCGCGACATCCTCGTCCTCAAGGTGGTCAAGAGACTGCTCGACACCGGCGTGTCGCTCCAGCAGATCCGCAGCGCCGTCGGGCACCTGCGGGAGCGCGGCGTCGAAGACCTCGCACAGATCACGCTGATGAGCGACGGCGCGTCCGTGTACGAGTGCACCTCGGCCGATGAGGTCATCGACCTCGTCCAAGGAGGACAGGGCGTGTTCGGCATTGCAGTGGGACGCGTGTGGCGCGAGGTGGAGGGGAGCCTCGCCGAGCTTCCGAGCGAGCACGCCGCCGACCAGACGTTTCCCGGGGATGAGCTGAGCAAGCGCCGCGCCGCGCGCAGGACGGGCTGA
- a CDS encoding pyruvate carboxylase: protein MFSKILVANRGEIAIRAFRASYELGAKTVAVFPHEDRNSIHRQKADEAYLIGEEGHPVRAYLDVDEIVRVAKEAGADAIYPGYGFLSENPELARAAAAAGITFVGPPADVLELAGHKVHALQAARKAGIPVLKSSAPSSDADELIAAADEIGFPIFVKAVAGGGGRGMRRVDTREALPESLSAAMREADAAFGDPTVFLEQAVLRPRHIEVQVLADGEGNVVHLFERDCSLQRRHQKVIEIAPAPQLDDSIRQALYADAIKFAKALGYVNAGTVEFLVDTVGERAGQHVFIEMNPRIQVEHTVTEEVTDVDLVQAQLRIASGETLEDLGLTQDRIHLKGAALQCRITTEDPANGFRPDVGKITGYRSAGGAGVRLDGGTIYQGAEISPHFDSMLVKLTCRGRDYATAVKRARRALAEFRIRGVSTNIPFLQAVLDDEDFVAGNVATSFIDERPELLKARSSADRGTKLLTWLADVTVNKPNGELKVHAAPQEKLPKVDLADAPAGSRQKLLELGPEGFAKALREQNAVAVTDTTFRDAHQSLLATRVRTRDLVAAGPAVSVLTPELLSVEAWGGATYDVALRFLGEDPWQRLAALREAIPNICLQMLLRGRNTVGYTPYPEEVTAAFVKEAAATGIDIFRIFDALNDVNQMAPAIKAVRETGTAVAEVVLCYTGDLLDPAEDLYTLDYYLGLAQKIVDAGAHILAIKDMAGLLRPAAAAKLVRALRERFDLPVHLHTHDTAGGQLATLLAAVEAGVDAVDVASASLAGTTSQVPASALVAALAHTPRDTGISLEKVSALEPYWEAVRRVYAPFESGLPGPTGRVYRHEIPGGQLSNLRQQAMALGLAERFEAIEDMYAAADRILGRLVKVTPSSKVVGDLALHLVGLGADPEEFRENPQKFDIPESVIGFLSGELGDPPGGWPEPFRTKALQGRTVKVREEKLSAEDSAALQGDSATRRATLNRLLFPGPTKDYLANREAYGNLSVLDTRDYLYGLQRGHEHVIELERGVRLIAQLEAISEPDEKGMRTVIATLNGQSRPVSVRDRAVQSNVKQAEKADATNPGHVAAPFAGAVTVTAREGDLVQAGDSVATIEAMKMEAAITSPVAGKVARVVVSGVEQVQGGDLLLVVGAE, encoded by the coding sequence ATGTTCTCCAAGATTCTGGTAGCGAACCGCGGTGAAATCGCCATCCGCGCGTTCCGTGCGAGCTACGAGCTCGGTGCCAAGACGGTGGCCGTGTTCCCCCACGAAGACCGCAACTCGATCCACCGGCAGAAGGCAGACGAGGCCTACCTCATCGGCGAGGAGGGCCATCCGGTCCGGGCCTACCTCGATGTGGACGAGATCGTCCGCGTCGCCAAGGAAGCCGGTGCAGATGCCATCTACCCCGGCTACGGCTTCCTCTCGGAGAACCCGGAGCTGGCGCGCGCGGCCGCGGCGGCGGGCATCACCTTCGTGGGCCCTCCCGCCGATGTGCTCGAGCTGGCCGGCCACAAGGTCCACGCCCTCCAGGCTGCACGCAAGGCGGGCATCCCGGTGCTCAAGTCCTCCGCGCCCAGCTCTGACGCCGACGAGCTGATCGCGGCCGCGGACGAGATCGGGTTCCCGATCTTCGTCAAGGCCGTGGCGGGCGGCGGCGGGCGCGGCATGCGCCGCGTGGACACGCGCGAGGCCCTTCCCGAGTCCCTCAGCGCGGCAATGCGCGAGGCGGACGCCGCGTTCGGCGATCCGACCGTGTTCCTCGAGCAGGCCGTCCTGCGCCCGCGCCACATCGAGGTCCAGGTCCTGGCCGACGGCGAGGGCAACGTGGTCCACCTCTTCGAGCGCGACTGCTCCCTGCAGCGCCGGCACCAGAAGGTCATCGAGATCGCGCCTGCCCCGCAGCTCGACGACTCGATCCGCCAGGCCCTCTACGCGGACGCCATCAAGTTCGCCAAGGCCCTCGGCTACGTCAACGCGGGCACCGTCGAGTTCCTCGTCGACACCGTCGGCGAGCGGGCCGGCCAGCACGTGTTCATCGAAATGAACCCGCGCATCCAGGTCGAGCACACCGTCACGGAGGAGGTCACCGACGTCGACCTCGTCCAGGCGCAGCTGCGCATCGCCTCGGGGGAGACGCTCGAGGACCTCGGGCTCACCCAGGACCGCATCCACCTCAAGGGTGCCGCGCTCCAGTGCCGCATCACCACCGAGGACCCGGCCAACGGCTTCCGCCCCGACGTCGGGAAGATCACCGGCTACCGCTCGGCGGGCGGCGCCGGGGTGCGGCTCGACGGCGGCACGATCTACCAGGGCGCAGAGATCAGCCCGCACTTCGACTCGATGCTCGTCAAGCTCACGTGCCGCGGCCGCGACTACGCGACCGCCGTGAAGCGTGCGCGCCGGGCCCTGGCCGAGTTCCGCATCCGCGGGGTCTCCACGAACATCCCGTTCCTGCAGGCCGTGCTCGACGACGAGGACTTCGTGGCCGGCAACGTCGCGACGTCGTTCATCGACGAGCGGCCCGAACTGCTCAAGGCCCGCTCCTCCGCGGACCGCGGCACGAAGCTGCTCACGTGGCTCGCGGACGTCACCGTCAACAAGCCCAACGGCGAGCTGAAGGTCCACGCGGCCCCGCAGGAGAAGCTGCCGAAGGTCGACCTGGCGGACGCTCCGGCCGGGTCCCGGCAGAAGCTGCTCGAGCTCGGTCCCGAAGGCTTCGCCAAGGCCCTGCGCGAGCAGAACGCGGTGGCGGTCACGGACACGACCTTCCGTGACGCGCACCAGTCGCTCCTCGCAACCCGCGTGCGCACCCGCGACCTCGTCGCGGCCGGCCCCGCGGTCTCGGTGCTCACCCCCGAGCTGCTCTCGGTCGAGGCCTGGGGCGGGGCGACGTACGACGTCGCACTCCGCTTCCTCGGCGAGGACCCGTGGCAGCGCCTGGCCGCCCTGCGCGAGGCGATCCCGAACATCTGCCTCCAGATGCTCCTGCGCGGCCGCAACACCGTGGGCTACACGCCGTACCCCGAGGAGGTGACGGCCGCCTTCGTGAAGGAGGCGGCGGCCACCGGGATCGACATCTTCCGCATCTTCGACGCGCTCAACGACGTGAACCAGATGGCGCCCGCCATCAAGGCCGTCCGTGAGACGGGCACCGCGGTGGCCGAGGTGGTCCTGTGCTACACCGGCGACCTCCTCGACCCGGCCGAGGACCTCTACACGCTCGACTACTACCTCGGGCTCGCGCAGAAGATCGTCGACGCCGGCGCCCACATCCTCGCGATCAAGGACATGGCCGGACTCCTGCGCCCGGCCGCCGCGGCCAAGCTCGTGCGCGCCCTGCGGGAGCGCTTCGACCTGCCCGTGCACCTCCACACCCATGACACCGCGGGCGGCCAGCTCGCGACGCTGCTCGCGGCGGTGGAGGCCGGGGTCGACGCGGTCGACGTCGCCTCGGCGTCCCTGGCCGGCACCACGAGCCAGGTTCCGGCCTCCGCCCTCGTGGCCGCGCTCGCGCACACGCCCCGGGACACGGGCATCTCGCTGGAGAAGGTCAGCGCGCTCGAGCCGTACTGGGAGGCTGTGCGCCGCGTGTACGCCCCCTTCGAGTCGGGCCTCCCGGGTCCGACCGGGCGCGTGTACCGCCACGAGATCCCGGGCGGCCAGCTCTCCAACCTGCGCCAGCAGGCCATGGCCCTCGGCCTGGCCGAGCGGTTCGAGGCGATCGAGGACATGTACGCGGCCGCGGACCGCATCCTCGGCCGGCTGGTCAAGGTCACGCCGTCCTCCAAGGTCGTCGGCGACCTCGCCCTCCACCTGGTCGGACTCGGCGCGGATCCCGAGGAGTTCCGCGAGAACCCGCAGAAGTTCGACATCCCGGAGTCGGTCATCGGCTTCCTCAGCGGCGAACTCGGCGACCCGCCCGGCGGCTGGCCCGAGCCGTTCCGCACCAAGGCGCTCCAGGGGCGGACGGTCAAGGTGCGCGAGGAGAAGCTCTCCGCGGAGGACTCAGCGGCGCTGCAGGGCGATTCGGCGACGCGCCGTGCCACGCTCAACCGGCTCCTCTTCCCCGGCCCGACGAAGGACTACCTCGCGAACCGGGAAGCCTACGGCAACCTCTCGGTGCTCGACACGCGTGACTACCTCTACGGCCTCCAGCGCGGCCACGAGCACGTGATCGAGCTCGAGAGGGGCGTGCGGCTGATCGCGCAGCTCGAGGCCATCTCGGAGCCCGACGAGAAGGGCATGCGCACCGTCATCGCGACGCTGAACGGCCAGTCGCGGCCGGTCTCGGTCCGCGACCGTGCCGTGCAGAGCAACGTCAAGCAGGCGGAGAAGGCGGACGCGACCAATCCCGGCCACGTCGCCGCCCCGTTCGCCGGCGCGGTGACCGTCACGGCCAGGGAAGGTGACCTCGTCCAGGCTGGCGACTCCGTCGCGACGATCGAGGCCATGAAGATGGAGGCCGCCATCACCTCGCCGGTAGCCGGCAAGGTGGCCCGCGTGGTGGTCTCCGGAGTCGAGCAGGTCCAGGGCGGAGACCTCCTGCTGGTGGTCGGCGCCGAGTAG
- a CDS encoding bifunctional nuclease family protein, whose translation MIEVEVVGVRIELPSNQPLVLLKEAHGERHLPIWIGTAEASAIALAQQHVVPPRPLTHDLLVSVVHSLGRQIVSATIVAVEDSVFYAQLGFDDGTTVESRASDALAVALRVNCRIWCADAVLEEAGVQLAEGSDGTEEGASAEEEETEMRRFREFLADVEPEDFDE comes from the coding sequence ATGATCGAGGTAGAAGTCGTAGGTGTCCGCATCGAGCTGCCCTCGAACCAGCCCCTGGTGCTCCTGAAGGAGGCCCACGGCGAGCGGCACCTGCCGATCTGGATCGGCACCGCGGAGGCCAGCGCCATCGCTCTGGCCCAGCAGCACGTCGTGCCGCCCCGGCCGCTGACCCACGACCTCCTCGTGAGCGTCGTGCACAGCCTGGGCCGGCAGATCGTCAGCGCGACCATCGTGGCGGTCGAGGACAGCGTCTTCTACGCTCAGCTCGGGTTCGACGACGGCACCACGGTGGAGTCGAGGGCCTCAGACGCCCTCGCCGTGGCCCTGCGGGTCAACTGCCGCATCTGGTGCGCGGACGCGGTCCTCGAGGAGGCCGGCGTCCAGCTGGCCGAGGGCAGCGACGGCACCGAGGAGGGTGCCAGCGCCGAGGAGGAGGAGACCGAGATGCGCCGCTTCCGCGAGTTCCTCGCGGACGTGGAGCCGGAGGACTTCGACGAGTGA
- a CDS encoding ParA family protein has translation MQVVSISSLKGGVGKTSVTTGLASAALAAGIPTLVVDLDPHADASTALGVNPDRELEVGRLLKAPKRVFLEDNVVASPWVRRAAALNGQQNRVLNVAYGGSLSGIYDRPDLGRRDLRRLTTVLHGLEGYGLVLIDCPPSLNGLTRMAWAASNRVLLVAEPGLFSVAGTERTLRAIQLFKQEYAPKLAPAGIVANRVRPSSTEHSYRLEEMKQMFGTLLLNPQIPEVANWQQIQGAAHAVHHWPGEAARGTAALYDELLGSVVKQGRELRPRVAR, from the coding sequence GTGCAAGTAGTCAGTATCAGCAGCCTGAAGGGCGGGGTCGGGAAGACCTCGGTGACAACGGGGCTGGCGTCGGCCGCCCTCGCGGCCGGGATCCCCACCCTCGTGGTCGACCTCGACCCGCATGCTGACGCCTCGACCGCGCTCGGTGTGAACCCCGACCGCGAGCTCGAGGTGGGGCGGCTGCTCAAGGCCCCCAAGCGGGTCTTCCTCGAGGACAACGTCGTGGCGAGCCCGTGGGTGCGGCGCGCCGCAGCCCTGAACGGCCAGCAGAACCGGGTGCTCAACGTGGCCTACGGCGGTTCGCTGAGCGGCATCTACGACCGGCCGGACCTGGGGCGCCGGGACCTCCGCCGGCTGACCACGGTGCTCCACGGCCTCGAGGGCTACGGCCTCGTGCTCATCGACTGCCCGCCCTCGCTCAACGGCCTCACGCGCATGGCCTGGGCCGCGAGCAACCGCGTGCTCCTCGTCGCCGAGCCCGGCCTGTTCTCCGTGGCCGGCACCGAGCGCACGCTGCGCGCCATCCAGCTCTTCAAGCAGGAGTACGCCCCCAAGCTCGCCCCCGCCGGGATCGTCGCCAATCGGGTCCGCCCCTCCTCGACCGAGCACAGCTACCGGCTCGAGGAGATGAAGCAGATGTTCGGCACGCTCCTGCTGAACCCCCAGATTCCCGAGGTGGCCAACTGGCAGCAGATCCAGGGCGCCGCCCATGCGGTGCACCACTGGCCCGGGGAGGCCGCCCGCGGTACCGCCGCGCTGTATGACGAGCTGCTCGGCTCGGTCGTCAAGCAGGGGCGCGAGCTCCGTCCCCGCGTCGCACGGTAG
- a CDS encoding AMP-dependent synthetase/ligase, producing MREKTVPPLVPTPVAKNIADFVVEQAEKPSNPALFARRGASGAWEDVTAKEFRAEVERIAKGLIAEGVAAGDRVAIMARTCYEWSLVDFAIWFAGAVSVPIYETSSPSQIAWNLGNSGAVAAFGETAHHEDAIRAAIDSDDLTAMRHVWQLSPAGLGALAAAGEQVSDEELEARRSAATLESLATIIYTSGTLGRPKGCELTHGNFVALSENAAAALGEVVVPGAKTIMFLPLAHVFARFISVLAVAAGCQVAHTPDIKNLLADLQGFEPNFILVVPRVFEKVYNSALTKAEDGGKGKIFHRAADTAIAWSKSHADGGSPSLGLRLQHALYDALVYRKLRAAMGGHVKYAVSGGGPLGERLGHFFHGIGLRVLEGYGLTETTAPICVNTPSLVKIGTVGAPIPGNAVRIADDGEILAKGVSVMRGYYRLPELQTETFTDGWFHTGDIGELDADGYLRITGRKKDIIVTAGGKNVAPAHLEDQIRADALVSQVVVVGENRPFIGALVTLDEEALPGWLERQGLPAGLSLEDAASHPGVLAHVQSIVDRANASVSKAEAIKSFRVVPTDFTESSGHLTPSLKVKRAQVLADFGSYVEDIYSAPKPSVV from the coding sequence GTGCGCGAAAAGACCGTTCCGCCCCTCGTCCCCACTCCCGTTGCCAAGAACATTGCCGACTTCGTGGTCGAGCAGGCCGAGAAGCCCTCGAACCCGGCCCTCTTCGCCCGGCGGGGGGCCTCGGGCGCGTGGGAGGACGTGACCGCCAAGGAGTTCCGCGCCGAGGTGGAGCGGATCGCGAAGGGCCTGATCGCGGAGGGCGTCGCGGCTGGCGATCGCGTGGCCATCATGGCACGCACCTGCTACGAGTGGAGCCTCGTCGACTTCGCCATCTGGTTCGCCGGCGCGGTGTCGGTGCCGATCTACGAGACCTCCTCTCCGAGCCAGATCGCGTGGAACCTCGGCAACTCGGGCGCCGTTGCCGCCTTCGGCGAGACCGCCCACCATGAGGACGCCATCCGCGCGGCCATCGACTCCGACGACCTCACCGCCATGCGCCACGTCTGGCAGCTCTCCCCCGCCGGGCTCGGCGCGCTCGCCGCGGCCGGGGAGCAGGTCTCCGACGAAGAGCTCGAGGCGCGCCGCTCCGCCGCGACCCTCGAGTCGCTGGCCACCATCATCTACACCTCCGGCACGCTCGGCCGGCCGAAGGGCTGCGAGCTGACCCACGGGAACTTCGTCGCGCTGTCCGAGAACGCCGCGGCCGCACTCGGAGAGGTGGTGGTGCCTGGGGCGAAGACGATCATGTTCCTCCCGCTCGCCCACGTGTTCGCCCGCTTCATCTCCGTCCTCGCCGTCGCCGCCGGGTGCCAGGTGGCCCACACCCCGGACATCAAGAACCTCCTGGCCGACCTGCAGGGCTTCGAGCCGAACTTCATCCTCGTGGTCCCGCGCGTGTTCGAGAAGGTCTACAACTCTGCGCTGACCAAGGCCGAGGACGGCGGCAAGGGCAAGATCTTCCACCGCGCCGCGGACACCGCGATCGCCTGGTCGAAGTCCCACGCCGACGGCGGGAGCCCCTCCCTCGGCCTGCGGCTGCAGCACGCGCTCTACGACGCGCTCGTCTACCGGAAGCTGCGCGCGGCCATGGGCGGCCACGTGAAGTACGCAGTCTCGGGCGGCGGACCGCTCGGCGAGCGGCTCGGCCACTTCTTCCACGGCATCGGGCTCCGCGTCCTCGAGGGCTACGGCCTGACCGAGACCACGGCGCCGATCTGCGTCAACACGCCCTCGCTGGTCAAGATCGGCACGGTCGGGGCCCCGATCCCCGGCAATGCGGTCCGGATCGCGGACGACGGCGAGATCCTGGCCAAGGGCGTCAGCGTCATGCGCGGCTACTACCGGCTTCCCGAGCTGCAGACCGAGACGTTCACGGACGGGTGGTTCCACACCGGGGACATCGGCGAGCTCGACGCCGACGGCTACCTGCGCATCACCGGGCGCAAGAAGGACATCATCGTCACGGCCGGCGGCAAGAACGTGGCGCCGGCCCACCTCGAGGACCAGATCCGCGCGGACGCCCTCGTGTCGCAGGTCGTCGTGGTGGGCGAGAACCGCCCCTTCATCGGCGCGCTCGTGACCCTCGACGAGGAGGCCCTCCCGGGCTGGCTCGAGCGGCAGGGGCTTCCCGCCGGGCTCTCCCTCGAGGATGCCGCGTCCCACCCCGGGGTCCTCGCTCACGTGCAGTCGATCGTCGACCGCGCCAACGCGAGCGTGTCGAAGGCAGAGGCCATCAAGTCCTTCCGGGTGGTGCCGACGGACTTCACCGAGTCCTCCGGCCACCTCACGCCCTCGCTCAAGGTCAAGCGGGCCCAGGTGCTGGCCGATTTCGGCAGCTACGTCGAGGACATCTACTCGGCGCCCAAGCCGAGCGTCGTCTGA
- a CDS encoding MinD/ParA family ATP-binding protein: MSDSTPKPAPRRSPSQDEPDSTQDAPAAEDGAGEAAADSQAPRPSAENAAARGPLGILSVPLDLGSVPPAPSAPPAGWLSGGAATAPAPAPDDPAAVPGQSAASAEVGYQPRGSEPHGQDSAQAAGGEAPAVSERRTRAEGPESATSLTSDRLVAKSPAAPVGGWRRWLYFATFGYVNVGDSDAVRSQRALEHRIAVRLGEKTRYVPVLSRKGGVGKTTVTTLLGMALADLREDRVIAMDANPDRGTLSDRNPGRASHTARQLVKDRFEVNSFAQLSNYTAREGSRLDVLASDADPMVAHAFNDADYRAVTDILGRYYSIVLTDSGTGMVHSVMQGTLEKADAVVLVSGGSVDEARLASETLSWLEAHGRDDLVRKAIVVVNVSAGNGTRVNVDEIEDHFRTRVGHVVRIPHDRHLAEGSQIEFAKLGAATREAAIELAGLVVDQLTGD, encoded by the coding sequence ATGAGCGACAGCACGCCGAAGCCCGCACCGCGGCGCAGTCCATCCCAGGACGAGCCGGATTCCACCCAGGACGCCCCGGCGGCCGAGGACGGCGCGGGGGAGGCCGCCGCCGACTCGCAGGCCCCCAGGCCCAGCGCCGAGAATGCCGCCGCCCGCGGCCCGCTCGGGATCCTCTCCGTGCCGCTCGATCTGGGCTCCGTGCCGCCGGCACCCTCCGCGCCCCCAGCGGGGTGGCTCTCGGGCGGCGCGGCGACGGCCCCGGCGCCCGCGCCCGACGACCCCGCCGCGGTCCCGGGCCAGTCAGCGGCCTCGGCCGAGGTCGGCTACCAGCCCCGCGGATCCGAGCCGCACGGCCAGGACAGTGCGCAGGCCGCCGGCGGCGAGGCCCCGGCGGTGAGCGAGCGCCGCACGCGGGCCGAGGGACCGGAGTCCGCCACCTCCCTGACCTCCGACCGCCTCGTGGCGAAGAGCCCTGCGGCCCCGGTGGGCGGCTGGCGGCGCTGGCTGTACTTCGCGACGTTCGGCTACGTCAACGTCGGGGACTCGGACGCCGTCCGGTCGCAGCGCGCGCTCGAGCACCGCATTGCGGTGCGGCTGGGGGAGAAGACGCGCTACGTGCCCGTCCTGTCCCGCAAGGGCGGCGTCGGCAAGACGACGGTGACGACGCTGCTGGGCATGGCGCTGGCGGACCTGCGCGAGGACCGTGTGATCGCGATGGACGCCAACCCCGACCGGGGCACCCTCTCGGACCGGAACCCCGGGCGCGCCTCCCATACCGCCCGCCAGCTGGTCAAGGACCGCTTCGAGGTGAACTCCTTCGCCCAGCTGTCCAATTACACCGCCCGCGAGGGGTCACGGCTCGACGTCCTCGCCTCGGATGCGGACCCCATGGTCGCCCACGCCTTCAACGACGCGGACTACCGGGCCGTGACGGACATTCTCGGACGCTACTACTCGATTGTCCTCACCGACTCCGGCACAGGGATGGTCCACTCCGTCATGCAGGGGACGCTGGAGAAGGCCGACGCCGTCGTCCTCGTCTCCGGCGGAAGCGTCGACGAGGCGCGGCTCGCCTCCGAGACGCTGTCCTGGCTCGAGGCGCACGGACGTGACGACCTGGTGCGCAAGGCGATCGTGGTGGTCAACGTGTCCGCCGGCAACGGCACGCGGGTGAACGTGGACGAGATCGAGGACCACTTCCGCACGCGTGTGGGCCACGTGGTCCGCATTCCGCACGACCGGCATCTGGCCGAGGGCTCCCAGATCGAGTTCGCCAAGCTCGGCGCCGCGACGCGCGAGGCGGCGATCGAGCTCGCGGGCCTCGTCGTGGACCAGCTCACCGGCGACTGA